The Streptomyces sp. NBC_01268 genome window below encodes:
- a CDS encoding MFS transporter encodes MTWQEAAQAPRRQQEEPDPNRWKALGVCLVAGFMTLLDVSIVNVALPSIRSGLDTPESDLQWVLSGYALAFGLVLIPAGRLGDARGRRTVFMVGLALFTLASASCGAAQSSLWLVVSRLLQGAAGGLVSPQISALIQQMFRGAERGRAFGMFGTIVGVSTAVGPLLGGLLIQGAGSEEGWRWVFYVNLPIGIVCLALARRLLPDTPDAKPVRLRSLDPVGVVLLGAGVLALLLPFVQSRQWPGNAKYLLVPLAAVLLAAFVGWERRCARSGTEPLVDLELFRLRSYWLGSLLSLLYFAGFTSIFFVSTLYLQNGLHYTALQAGLAITPFALGSGVAAGIGGRIVDRYGRPLVVVGLVMVTVGFAGAVLAVHQVPGQGAGWALLAPLLLAGLGSGLVISPNQTLTLSEVPVQRGGSAGGTLQTGQRVGSAIGIAAVGSVFFDRVSLDGWAAAYDHGLLVSIAFVAAALVAALADVAAGRRAARG; translated from the coding sequence GTGACCTGGCAAGAGGCGGCGCAGGCCCCGCGCCGACAGCAGGAGGAACCGGACCCGAACCGTTGGAAGGCGCTCGGCGTCTGCCTCGTGGCGGGCTTCATGACCCTCCTCGACGTGTCGATCGTGAACGTCGCGCTGCCCTCCATCCGTTCCGGACTCGACACCCCCGAGTCGGACCTGCAGTGGGTGCTCTCCGGGTACGCGCTCGCCTTCGGCCTCGTCCTCATCCCGGCCGGCCGGCTCGGCGACGCACGCGGCCGGCGCACCGTCTTCATGGTCGGCCTCGCGCTCTTCACGCTCGCCTCGGCCTCCTGCGGAGCGGCGCAGTCGAGCCTCTGGCTGGTGGTCTCGCGGCTGCTGCAGGGAGCGGCCGGAGGCCTCGTCTCGCCGCAGATCTCCGCGCTCATCCAGCAGATGTTCCGGGGAGCCGAGCGGGGCAGGGCCTTCGGGATGTTCGGCACCATCGTCGGCGTCTCCACCGCCGTCGGCCCCCTCCTCGGCGGGCTGCTGATCCAGGGGGCGGGGTCCGAGGAGGGCTGGCGCTGGGTCTTCTACGTCAACCTCCCGATCGGGATCGTGTGCCTGGCCCTCGCCCGGCGGCTGCTGCCCGACACGCCGGACGCCAAGCCGGTGCGGCTCCGCAGCCTCGACCCGGTCGGCGTGGTGCTCCTCGGCGCCGGCGTCCTCGCCCTGCTGCTCCCCTTCGTCCAGTCCCGGCAGTGGCCCGGGAACGCGAAGTACCTGCTCGTCCCGCTCGCCGCCGTCCTCCTCGCGGCGTTCGTGGGATGGGAGCGGCGCTGCGCGCGGTCGGGGACCGAGCCCCTCGTCGACCTGGAACTCTTCCGCCTCCGGTCCTACTGGCTCGGCTCGCTGCTGAGCCTGCTCTACTTCGCGGGCTTCACCTCGATCTTCTTCGTCAGCACCCTCTACCTGCAGAACGGCCTGCACTACACCGCGCTCCAGGCAGGTCTCGCCATCACCCCCTTCGCCTTGGGCTCGGGGGTCGCGGCCGGGATCGGCGGCCGGATCGTGGACCGCTACGGCCGGCCGCTCGTGGTCGTCGGCCTGGTCATGGTGACGGTCGGCTTCGCCGGGGCGGTGCTGGCGGTGCACCAGGTGCCCGGCCAGGGCGCGGGCTGGGCGCTCCTCGCCCCGCTGCTCCTGGCGGGGCTCGGCAGCGGCCTGGTGATCTCCCCGAACCAGACCCTCACCCTGTCCGAGGTGCCGGTGCAGCGGGGCGGCAGCGCCGGCGGCACGCTCCAGACCGGTCAGCGCGTCGGCTCGGCGATCGGCATCGCCGCGGTCGGCTCGGTCTTCTTCGACCGCGTCTCCCTGGACGGCTGGGCCGCCGCCTACGACCACGGCCTCCTCGTCTCGATCGCCTTCGTCGCGGCCGCCCTCGTCGCGGCGCTCGCCGACGTGGCGGCAGGGCGCCGCGCCGCCCGCGGCTGA